In Nostoc sp. CENA543, a single genomic region encodes these proteins:
- a CDS encoding MvdD family ATP-grasp ribosomal peptide maturase: MTVLIITYSNDNDSIPLVIKAIESQGEKAFRFDTDRYPTEVKLDIYQGDTERVIITDGEQQLDLNEVSSVWYRRMRYGERIPDTMDKQYKEASIKESRATVRGMIASLPGFHLDQMSNVERTHNKQLQLQVARKLGLLTPRTLTTNNPEAVKQFALDCHQQGIVTKMLSSFAIFGEQGEQFFVFTSPVTDEDLKNLEGLRFCPMTFQENIPKALELRITIVGHRVFTAAVDSQNCAGANYDWRKQGRALKDAWKPYDLPENIEKKLLQMMANFSLNYGAIDMIVTPDGQYVFLELNPVGEFFWLEIFAPHFPISQAIAEVLLTGKN; the protein is encoded by the coding sequence ATGACAGTATTAATAATTACATATAGTAATGACAATGACAGCATTCCTCTAGTCATCAAAGCTATTGAATCTCAAGGCGAAAAAGCATTTCGCTTTGATACTGATAGATATCCTACGGAAGTGAAACTGGATATTTACCAAGGCGACACAGAACGGGTAATTATTACTGACGGTGAACAGCAACTGGATTTAAACGAGGTGTCCTCGGTTTGGTATCGGCGGATGCGTTACGGGGAGAGAATTCCCGACACGATGGACAAGCAATATAAAGAAGCATCAATTAAAGAATCTCGCGCCACGGTTCGCGGTATGATTGCTAGTCTTCCAGGCTTTCACCTTGATCAAATGTCAAATGTGGAACGAACTCATAACAAACAACTACAGTTGCAAGTAGCACGAAAATTAGGACTGCTGACTCCACGCACTCTGACTACTAATAATCCAGAAGCAGTTAAGCAATTTGCGTTAGATTGTCATCAACAAGGTATCGTCACAAAAATGCTTTCCTCCTTTGCTATTTTTGGCGAACAGGGAGAGCAGTTTTTTGTATTCACAAGTCCAGTTACAGATGAGGATTTAAAAAATCTGGAAGGACTACGTTTTTGTCCGATGACATTTCAAGAAAACATCCCCAAGGCTTTAGAGTTGCGGATAACTATTGTTGGACATCGTGTATTTACCGCCGCCGTAGATTCCCAAAATTGTGCCGGTGCTAATTATGACTGGCGTAAACAAGGAAGAGCATTAAAAGACGCTTGGAAACCCTATGATTTACCTGAAAATATTGAGAAAAAGCTCCTACAAATGATGGCTAATTTTAGTTTAAACTATGGGGCAATTGATATGATTGTCACACCAGATGGTCAATATGTATTTTTGGAACTTAACCCCGTGGGGGAATTTTTCTGGCTAGAGATTTTTGCACCACACTTTCCCATTTCCCAGGCGATCGCAGAAGTTCTCCTGACAGGTAAAAATTAG